The Vibrio tasmaniensis genome includes a region encoding these proteins:
- a CDS encoding L-lactate MFS transporter, producing the protein MSKIDKASRILLAGFCINLCLGILYAWSVFNKALVTEAGWSAAEASSPYAIATITFSVCLLVAGILQDRMGPRKILILGTALTGLGMIASGFATTPMMLNLTFGVMTGAGIGFGYACLSPSAMKWFHSSKKGMVNGLIAAGFGLAAIYLAPLTSALIDSMGIQTSFMILGVGVLAIAVPLAATINNPPADYTPAEPKVKEGQAPKAVKKTEDLTWKVMLKTPQFYSLWIMYAFAASVGLMIIGNITTIASVQANLPNAVYLASILAVFNSGGRVAAGMLADKIGGVRTLLLAFILQGANMALFATFNSEFTLIIGTAIAAVGYGTLLAVFPTLTAEFYGLKNYGTNYGVLYTAWGIGGAIGAAVVGYSMTNGEGYGLAYTISAAMMAVCIVLAIVTKPISEAKATELKQASA; encoded by the coding sequence ATGAGCAAGATTGATAAAGCATCACGTATCCTGCTAGCAGGCTTCTGTATCAACCTTTGTCTTGGCATCCTGTATGCTTGGAGTGTATTTAACAAGGCGTTAGTGACTGAAGCTGGTTGGAGTGCAGCAGAAGCATCTTCACCTTACGCTATTGCAACTATCACATTCTCTGTTTGTCTTCTTGTTGCAGGCATTCTTCAAGACCGTATGGGCCCACGTAAGATCCTTATTCTTGGTACAGCGCTTACTGGCCTAGGTATGATTGCTTCTGGTTTCGCTACGACTCCTATGATGCTAAACCTAACGTTTGGCGTGATGACAGGTGCTGGTATCGGCTTCGGTTACGCATGTCTTTCTCCATCAGCAATGAAATGGTTCCACTCTTCTAAGAAAGGTATGGTTAACGGTCTAATCGCTGCAGGCTTCGGTCTTGCTGCTATTTACCTAGCACCACTAACTTCTGCGCTAATCGATAGCATGGGTATCCAAACAAGCTTTATGATTCTTGGTGTTGGTGTACTTGCAATCGCAGTACCTCTAGCGGCAACGATCAACAACCCACCAGCGGATTACACGCCAGCTGAGCCTAAAGTAAAAGAAGGCCAAGCACCTAAAGCGGTTAAGAAGACTGAAGACCTAACATGGAAAGTAATGCTGAAGACTCCTCAGTTCTACTCTCTATGGATCATGTACGCATTTGCTGCTTCTGTTGGTCTTATGATCATCGGTAACATCACTACGATTGCTAGCGTTCAAGCGAACCTACCAAACGCGGTTTACCTAGCGTCTATCCTTGCTGTATTCAACTCAGGCGGTCGTGTTGCTGCAGGTATGCTTGCAGATAAAATCGGTGGCGTACGTACTCTACTTCTAGCGTTCATCCTTCAAGGCGCGAACATGGCTCTATTCGCTACGTTCAACTCTGAATTCACGCTAATCATTGGTACGGCTATCGCAGCTGTTGGTTACGGTACACTTCTAGCAGTATTCCCAACACTAACTGCGGAATTCTACGGCCTGAAAAACTACGGTACTAACTACGGCGTGCTTTACACGGCATGGGGTATCGGTGGTGCTATCGGTGCTGCGGTTGTTGGTTACTCAATGACGAATGGTGAAGGTTACGGCCTAGCTTACACAATCTCTGCTGCTATGATGGCCGTGTGTATTGTTCTAGCTATCGTGACTAAACCAATCTCAGAAGCGAAAGCAACAGAACTTAAGCAAGCAAGCGCTTAA